tatatatatatttttgagtAATTAGGTGGCATTAATACAAGCGCAAAGCGCTAAACTTTATTTATGATGCATCATAATTAAGTAGTATATATTTTGTAGTGTAATCAAGAAAGAGGAGACCTCTGGGGCGCCCCTTTTCTTCTGCTGCCGAAAGATAGCATCAGAAATCCTCCGTTTTTGTTGGAGCGATCGGAGCAGCCGCCCACGTCAACCCTCAAGTCTTCAAATTGAGAGATGGCGAAATCGGAGTGCTCGAATTTGAACAAGATTCCTGAAAGATCCTGCCCTTGGTAAACCATGTAATCCACCTGCATTATAAATGATTAATGAGCATGGAAAAATACTCGTATTAATAGAGAAATTAGTGTAGAGTGGACCTTGCAAGAGAGAGAACAGAAATGGAATGGGTCCTGAAGAATTCTGTCGCAGGTGAAACAAGAATTGGCAGCAGAGCCCTTGCAAGATCTGGATTGCGCCCTCTCATTCAAGAATATCACTTTCGCACTATTTATCGTGTACGGCTGCAACAATTCATTACCAACACTAATTCATCAACAGTAACATGCTACCCACGTTTCCAACAAATCTAAAAAGTTCTCTTTTTTTAAGCCATACCTGAATGTAAGAACAGTCGATGAGCTTTTCGAGGTCGTCCAATCTAATCACATCTTGGTAAAC
The genomic region above belongs to Salvia miltiorrhiza cultivar Shanhuang (shh) chromosome 5, IMPLAD_Smil_shh, whole genome shotgun sequence and contains:
- the LOC131026256 gene encoding protein RGF1 INDUCIBLE TRANSCRIPTION FACTOR 1 yields the protein MMREREEEEEEEEEEEEVVAKPAWLQGLMAESFFAACGVHENCRKNEKNIFCLNCCQSFCPHCLLSHHPSHPLLQVRRYVYQDVIRLDDLEKLIDCSYIQPYTINSAKVIFLNERAQSRSCKGSAANSCFTCDRILQDPFHFCSLSCKVDYMVYQGQDLSGILFKFEHSDFAISQFEDLRVDVGGCSDRSNKNGGFLMLSFGSRRKGAPQRSPLS